The following DNA comes from Mucilaginibacter jinjuensis.
TTTAAGTGTAGAGATTATCGATAAGATTTTAGACCTGGGTAAAAGCCTGTTGAATGAACCTATTGAACTGCTTGATGGTGTAGAAGAGGTGTTGGAAAACCTGCAGGGAAAATATCGCCTGGTTGTAGCCACCAAAGGCGATTTACTTGATCAGGAACGTAAACTGCGTAAATCGGGTCTGAGCAAATATTTTCACCACATCGAAATTATGTCTGAAAAAGATGATGCCAATTATCTGAAGCTGATCCGCCATCTGGATATTAAGCCCGAAGAATTACTGATGATTGGTAATTCGCTTAAATCGGACATATTGCCCGTATTAAATATCGGTGGTTCTGCTATTCATGTACCTTATCATATTACCTGGGCGCATGAACAAATTAACCATA
Coding sequences within:
- a CDS encoding HAD family hydrolase, with product MSIKVVAFDADDTLWVNEPYFRKTEEAFCQLLEGYLSMHDLERELMRTELDNLPLYGYGVKGFTLSMVEAAIRITSGTLSVEIIDKILDLGKSLLNEPIELLDGVEEVLENLQGKYRLVVATKGDLLDQERKLRKSGLSKYFHHIEIMSEKDDANYLKLIRHLDIKPEELLMIGNSLKSDILPVLNIGGSAIHVPYHITWAHEQINHTIEHEKFRTVEQISIVLTHL